CATCATGCGTTTCGGCAGCACCGAGGACTACGACATCGCACCCTCGTCGGTCGCGACATTGCGCGAATTCGTCATCGCCGGACTGACGGCCCCGCCCGGCCCGGCCCCTGCACGGACAGCCACACAGGAGTAGCAGTGAACGATATCTTCGAACCCGTCGATCTGGGCCCGATCACCTTGCGCAACAGGGTGATCAAGGCCGCCACCTTCGAAGGCCGGACCCCCGAGGCGCTGGTCACCGACGAACTCATCGACTTCCACCGGGAGATGGCGGCCGGCGGGCTCGGGATGAGTACCGTCGCCTACTGCGCGACCGCGCCGGGCGGCCGCACCGATCGCCACCAGATCTGGATGCGCCCCGCGGCGGTTCCGGGCCTGCGGCGGCTCACCGATGCCATTCACGCCGAGGGGGCCAAAGCCAGCGCTCAGATCGGTCACGCCGGACCGGTCGCCAACGCCGCCTCCAATCAGGCTCCGACGCTGGCGCCCACCCGATTGCTGTCGCCGCTGAGTATGAAGATGATGCAGTCGCCGTCGGTGGCCGAGATCCAGGATCTGGTCGCCGCGCACGCCCGGGCGGCCCTGCTGGCCGAAGAGGCCGGATTCGACGCCGTGGAACTGCATTTCGGTCACAACTATCTGGTCAGCTCGTTCCTGAGTCCGCTGCTGAATCGGCGCAAGGACGGCTACGGCGGGTCGCTGGCCAACCGCGCCCGCATGGCCCGCGAGATCGCCACCGCGGTGCGCGAGGCCGTCGGTGGCCGCCTCGCGATTCTGGCCAAGCTGAATATGGAAGACGGTGTGCGCGGCGGCTTCTCACTCGCCGAATCGATTCGGGTCGCGTCCTGGCTCGAGGCCGACGGCGGACTGGACGCCCTCGAGCTCACCGCGGGCAGTTCGCTGCTCAATCCCATGCTCTACTTCCACGGCGATGCGCCGCGGCAGGCGTTCGCCAAAGTCCTGCCCGGCCCGGCGCGGTTCGGCTTCAGGCTCATCGGCAAGGCTTTTCTGCGCGAATACCCGTATCACGGAACGTATCTGCTCGAGCGCGCCCGCCAGTTCCGGCGCGAATTGTCGATGCCGCTGATCCTGCTCGGCGGGGTCACCGATATCGACGATATGGAGCGGGCGCGGCGCGAGGGATTCGAATTCGTCGCCATGGGCCGTGCGCTGCTGCGGGAACCCGATCTGCTGCAACGGATCCGCTTCGACGCCACCACCCGCTCGGCCTGCATCCACTGCAACGAATGTATGCCGAGCATCTACACCGGCACCCGATGTGTCCTGCGGTTGCACGGGCCCGCCGTGCCCGCGAGCTGATTCCCGCACCGATCACCGGCGACAGTTGAGAGAGCGAGAGATATTCATGAGTGGACGTTTAGCCGGACGAGTCGCCCTGATCAGCGGCGGTGCCTCGGGTATGGGCGCCTCCCACGCGCGGGCCTTCGTGGCCGAGGGGGCGCGGGTGATGCTGGGTGATATCGCCGACGACGCGGGGCGCGCGCTGGCCGCCGAACTCGGTGAACACGCCGCCTACGTGCACCTCGACGTCACCGAGTCCACCGATTGGGAGGCCGCGGTCGCCGCGACCGTCGAACGGTTCGGCCGGTTGAACGTCCTGGTCAACAATGCGGGCGTGCTCGACGGCGGGCCGCTGGGCACCTACACCGAGAAGCAGTGGCAGCGGGTCATCGATATCAACCTGACCGGTCCGTTCCTGGGCTTGAGCGCCGCCCGCGACGCACTGGTGGCCGCCCGGCCCGCCGCGGTGGTCAATATCTCCTCCGCCGCCGGGATGCAGGGCGTCGGCGGGATGCACGGCTATACCGCGTCCAAATTCGGGGTGCGGGGTCTGACCAAGTCGGCCGCGCTGGAACTCGCGCCCGAGGGCGTGCGGGTCAACTCGGTGCATCCCGGCGGCATCATGACCCCCATGATCGGTGTCACCGGGGAGGTCGTGGTCGATCGCGCCGACAATGTGCGCGCCCGGCTGGGAATGCCCGGTGAGGTGTCGGATGTGGTGGTCTTTCTGGCCAGTACCGAATCCAGCTACTGCACCGGTGCGGAATTCGTCGTCGACGGCGGCATGACGGCCGGTTCGGTGGTGGGCTGAGCATCCGCATAAACTGTCGGCATGGAAATGTTCCTGGATATCCTCCTGGTGATCACCAGCGTGTTGCTGGTGCTGCTGGTGTTGTTGCACCGTGCGAAGGGTGGAGGCTTGTCCAGCCTGTTCGGTGGCGGTGTGCAGTCGAGCCTGTCCGGATCCACGGTGGTCGAGAAGAACCTCGACCGCATCACCATTTTCGTGGGCCTGATCTGGTTCATCGCCGTCATCGGTATCGGCTTCGAGATCAAGTTCGCCTGACCGGGGCAGGCGGTTCCGCGTCGGCGGGACCGCCGCGACTCCGCCGGCGCGGCACGATCGCCAGCGCCGCACCGGCGGCCACCACCAGAGTCACCGCCGCGATGGTGAACGCGGCGTCGTAGCTGTCTCCCAGTACCGGTGCCACGACCAGCGGCCCGAGCATCTGACCCAGCCCGTAGCCGGCGGTCAGCGTCGCCGCCGCCCCCGGTCCGGCCAGATCGCTGCCGATTTCCAGGGCCAGCAGCGTGATGCCCATGAAGGTCGCGCCGAACAGCGCCGCCGAGACGACCGCGGGCCAGATACCGGCCGACAGTGCGGGCAGCAGAGCCGAGACGGTCTGCAGAAGGAGCGCGCAGACCAGCGCCACCGCCGGGGTCATCCGGCGCGCCATCGCACCCCAGACGATCGTCGCCGGCGCCGCGGCGAGGCCCACCACGATCCAGATCGCGGTTCCGGCCGCGCGGTGACCCGCCGCATCGACCGCGGCGACGAGGAATGTGCCCAGCACGATATAGCCGACGCCCTCGAGGAAATAGGTCAGCTGCAGCAACCGCCACGAGCTCCGCACACGTACCGTCGCCGCCCCCGTGCGGGTACCGCCGCGAATATCGAGACTCAGTGCGGGCCACACCAGCACGGCGGTGAGCGCGGCCGAGGCCAGCCACAGTGCCTGCCACGACAGCGCCGATTGCGCGATCAGAACGAGCGCGCCCGTGGCCGCGATGCCCGACCCGACGCCGGCGAAGGCGATACCCGCCGCGCGCCTGCGATTTTCGTGACGGGCGGCGATCTGGGCGCAGCCGATGAACAACACCGCGCTGGCGATACCGGCGATCACCCGCAGAACCACCGGAAACAGTGTCGGCGCGGGGACGGCCATCGCCGCCTCGCTCAGGATCAGCGCCGCACCGGCCACGCGAAAAGCGCTGCGGCCCTGATATTCCGGAAATCTCGCCGCTGCCACCGCGCCGATGAGGTAGCCGGCGTAGTTGGCGGCGGCGACGACCGCTCCGGTATGGGCACTGAGCCGTCCGGCGTCGATCATCACCGGCAGTAGCGGCGTGAAGGCGAAACGGCCGATTCCCATGGCCGCGGCCAAACCCGCCGAGGCGCGCAGCGCGGGCGCCAAGGAGGCGTGTCGGGTGGGTGCGATGGTCACGTCATCCGACGCTACGGACCGTTCGCCGACCTGTGAAATGCTTCTTGTGCACGATGTATACGCTGAATGTATGAATCTGGAGTTGCGGCATCTGCGCGCCTACCTCGTGCTGTGCGAGGAGCGCAACTACACCCGCGCCGCCGCCCGGCTGCACACGACTCAACCGTCTCTGACCCGCACGGTGCAGCAGGCCGAACGGGTGTTCGATTGCCGGTTGATCGAACGCAGTGCGCGCCGGTTCGCGCTGACCGAGGAGGGGGAGTACCTGCTCGCGGCCGCGCGGCGCATCCTCGGTGACGTGGACACCGTGGTCTCGGACTTGCGCATGCGGGCGGGGGTGTCGGTCGGGTTCTCCTGGCTGCTGCCCGACGACTGGTTCACCGATGTGCGAACGCGCTTCGAAGCCCGCGGCGGGCGAGTCGAAATCCATCGAATCGACGATCCGATCGCGGCGGTGACGGCCGGACAGATCGATATCGCGTTGTATCGCAAGGATATTCGCCTGCCCGCTACGGTGGCGGGCCGGATCATCGGTACCGAGCGGCGGGTGGCCGCGGTCGCGGCGAACTCGGCGCCGGCGGGCGCGGGCGCGTTGCGCTGGCAGGATCTCGTTCGTTACCCGCTGGTGGTCAACACCGTCTCGGGCACCACCGACGAAACCAGCTGGCCCGCAACCGATGCCGACCGTGAGATCATCACCTGCACGAATTTCGACGAATGGATCGAATTGATCGCCGCCGGCCGGGGCATCGGCGCCGTCCCCGAACTCGCCCGATCCCGGGCTCCCCATCCGGGGGTGGTCTACCTCGATATCCCGGATGCTCCGGCCTCACAACTGCGGCTGGCCTGGCGCACCCGCCCCGTTCCGGGCCGATCGGTGCAGAGCTTTCTCGATATGGCGCTGGGTGGGTAGTTCACGTGGCTCAGGCGGGATGTCCCGGAGTCAGTCCGGCGAGATCGTCGGCGCGCAGGCCCTCGATCCCCGCCGAGGGTGCCGCACCACCGATCGGCGTGAGCAGCAGGCCCACATGATCACCGAAATCGTGGCGTTCGAGGATTTCGGCGGCGAACCAGGCGGCGGCGTCATCGAGCACCACCACACCGGCAGGTCCCGGATGCCACCGGCACCAACTGAATTTATCCAGTTCGTCACCGGTTTCGGCGCCGAAGAGCCGGGCCAGCGCGTGCGAGCCGGAATCGACCAGGTGCACCGCCACATGTGAGGCCTCGACGGCCACCCGATAGGTGTAGTTGAGTTTCGACAGGCACAGCAGAAACCGGCGCGGATCGACGCTGACCTGGGTGGCGAATCCGACCACGCAGCCCGCGCGTTGCGACCGGTTCGTCACGGTCACGACGTAGATCGGGGCGTCTGCCGCTGCGATCACCGCGTCGAACACCTCCGTGTCATCCATTTCACCCCTCCTGCGCTGGGGCCCGCGCGGGCCTTCGCCTCAGGGTAGGGGACGAAAGGGACCGGAAATGGTTTATCCGGTACGGGGCACGCGGCCGTCGACATCGGTGAAACCGTAGGTCTCGGCCAGATCGGCCACCCGCCAGGATCGCCCGGTGCGGTCGCGCCGGGACGGGTCGGCGGCCAGTGCCACCACAGCGCGCCCGGCGAAACGCGGGGTCTCCGCGTCGTTGAGATCGAAGGTCCCCTCGCCGGGCAGCGTGATCAGTCGGCGCCCCTGCGCATCGGCCGGAACCAGTTGCAGCAGTTCGGTATCGACGATGCCGGGCCACAGCGACACCACCGTGACGTCGGTCCCGGACAGATCGTGCGCCATATCCGCGGTGAGCCGGTCGACGGCGGCCTTGCCGACGCCATAGACCACGTTGTGGGTGAAGTGTTCCGCGCCCGGGGAGGAGATGTCGACGATCAGCCCGCCGGATTCGATCAGTAGCGGCGCCGCGTAATGGGCGGCGGCGTAATGGGAGCGCACGCCGACATCGAAGCCTTCGTCCCAGGCGGACGGCGGCACCTCCCAGAACGGCTTGCCCAGCCAGCGTGCCGAGGCGGGAGAGTTGTAGACATTGTTGACCAGGACATCGAGCCGGCCCTGTGCGGAGCGCACGGTCTCGAACAACCGCGCCACCGCGTCGTCGTCGCGGTGATCACAGACGAACGGCACGCCGTGCCCGCCCAGTTCGTCGATCTCGGCGGCGGTCCCGGCCACGGTGCCGGGAAGTTGTCCGGTCTGCTCGGAGCGGCCGGTCACGTACACCGTCGCGCCGGCCGCACCGAGTTCCAGCGCGATCCCCTTGCCGATTCCGCGGCTGGCTCCGGTGACGACCGCTACCCGGTCGGTGAGTATTCCGTTCACGACTCCGGGACACTACCGTGAAACGAGAACGTGTTCTAGTACCAGGAGGCGCAGTGGGGCCGACGCATCGGTTCGTGGAGACCAACGGGATTCGGTTGCATATCGCCGAACAGGGCCAGGGGTATCCGGTGGTCTTCTGTCACGGATTTCCGCACGGCTGGTTCGTATGGCATCGGCAGGTGGGGGCCCTCGCGGCGGCGGGATATCACGCGATCGCCCCGGACCTGCGTGGTTACGGGAGCACCGAGGCGCCCGCAGGTGTGGAGGCGTGCACCAATCGCGCGGTGATCGATGATCTGCTCGGCCTGCTCGACGATATCGGCGCCGACCGCGCCGTCTTCGTGGGCCTGGACTTCGGTGCGCAGCTGGTCTGGGAGCTGGCCCTGCGCGCACCGGAACGGGTCGCCGGGATCGTGGTACTGAACAATCCCTATGCGCCGCGTCCGCCGAAGGCGCCCTCGGAGTTCTGGACCCGTGCGGCACAACGGCATTTCCTGCACCTGTCGTATTTCCAGGAGCCCGGTGTGGCCGACGCCGAACTCGCCGCCCGCCCCCGGGAATTCCTGTCCCGCGTCTACTACGCGCTCAGCGGTGAGTTCCACTACCTGGACACCTGGAAGAACCCGCCGGGCATCGGCTACCTCGACGCGCTGCCGCAGGCACCCGCGCTGCCCTGGTCATGGTTGCCCGAAGCCGAATTCGACACGCTGGCGGCGGAATTCGACCGGACCGGCTTCACCGGCGGCCTGACCTGGTATCGGGCCCTGGACCGCAACTGGGAACTGACCGAGGGACTGCCGACCACGGTGCCGGTGCCGACCTACTTCCTCTACGGCGAGAACGATCCGGATATGGAGGGGTTCAGCGGGCGTGATCCACTGGCGGTGCTGCGCGCGCACGTGCCGGATCTGCGTGCGGTGGAGAAGGTTCCGGGTGCGGGGCATCTCGTGCAGCTGGAAAGAACCGGCGCGGTGAACGACTTCCTGCTGCGTCACCTCTCCGAACTGCGGGGGAGCGACCCGGCGCCGCGGTGAGCAGGCGTGGCATGCTGGCGGCGTGCCTTTGATCGATCTCACCTGCTCGCACCGTGTTACCGACGACGCCAAGCGGCGGCTGGTCGACGAGTTGCCGCATATCGTTTCGGTCGCAGTGGCGTGTGCGGCGGAACCGTACGACGGATGCCTGCATCCCGGCGATGTCCTGGTGCGCTGTCGCGTCGTGGAGCCGTTCGATCGGTTCGACATCGACGTGCTGGTCGAGGTGCGGTCGAAATGGTTCGAGGACCGTGCTGCCGACCGTGATCGCCGAGTCGCCCACATCCGTGACGAGGTGGCCCGCATCCTGCCCGCGGACCACCTCATCGGCGTCTATCTCAGCCTGCCTGTCGCCGCCTGGGCGCAGACGGAGGACGAATAGCCCGCTGCCTCAGGCCAGTTCGGCGGCCGCGCTCTCGTCCAGCAGCCACGTCGTGGTGTGGCTCCCGTGCGCACCGGCCGCCGGGATGTCGAGTGGGGAGGCGCCCGCCAGCGCCGCGGCGACCGCCTCGGCCTTGGCCGCGCCGCCGACCACCAGCACCACATGCCGGGCCTGGGCGACCGCGGGCAGGGTCAGGGTAACCCGCACCGACGGCGGCTTCGGCGAATCCGTCACGGCGACAACGAGTTCGTGTTCCTCGGCGACCGCAGCGGTGTGGGGGAACAGCGAATTCACATGTCCCTCGCCACCCATCCCGAGCAGATGCAGATCGAATGCGCCGTGCTCGGCGAGGTGGGCGTGGAGGGCGGTGGAGTATTCGGCGGCGGCCTCCACCGGATCCGGATACTCGCCGTCGGAGGTCGCGACCGGATGCACCCGGGCGGGATCGACCGGGACATGATCCAGCAGTGCCCGCCGCGCCTGCAGTTCGTTGCGTTCGGCGTCGCCGGCCGGTACGAACCGCTCATCGCCCCAGAACACGTCCAACGTGCCGAAGTCGATGGCGCCGGGAGATTTCCGCACGAGTTCGAGGAGTCCGATTCCGGTACCGCCGCCGGTGAGTACCACCGAGGCCGAACCGCGCTCGGCCTGTGCGGCGGTCACGATCTCCACGAATCGCGCCGCGGCCGCGGCCACCAGTTCCTCGGTCCCGGCGAACACCTCGACCTGTGGCTTACTCATAGACCACCTTCTCGATTCCGGCCAGGGCCTCGGCATAGACTTCGTCGGCGTCGAGTCGCCGCAATTCCTCGGCGAGACAATCCTTGGTTTCCCGGCGCGCGAGTGCGAACGGCTGATCGGGTTCACCGGTCCGGCTGAGAGTGGCGGTGCGGCCGGTCTGCGGGCGCATGATGCCCACCGTCACCGACGGTCGATGCAGCTCGACCTTCAGCTCACCGATACGACGCCGGATCGGGCAGTCCAGTCTGGCGGCGAGCCAACCCGCCAGGATGTCGAGTGCCGGCTCCTCCGCCAGTCCCGAGACCGTCACCGATTCGATCGGCTCGTACGGCGGCACATCCAGGGCCGAGGCCAGCAGCGCACGCCAGAACGTGATGCGGCTCCACGCCA
The genomic region above belongs to Nocardia spumae and contains:
- a CDS encoding NADH:flavin oxidoreductase translates to MNDIFEPVDLGPITLRNRVIKAATFEGRTPEALVTDELIDFHREMAAGGLGMSTVAYCATAPGGRTDRHQIWMRPAAVPGLRRLTDAIHAEGAKASAQIGHAGPVANAASNQAPTLAPTRLLSPLSMKMMQSPSVAEIQDLVAAHARAALLAEEAGFDAVELHFGHNYLVSSFLSPLLNRRKDGYGGSLANRARMAREIATAVREAVGGRLAILAKLNMEDGVRGGFSLAESIRVASWLEADGGLDALELTAGSSLLNPMLYFHGDAPRQAFAKVLPGPARFGFRLIGKAFLREYPYHGTYLLERARQFRRELSMPLILLGGVTDIDDMERARREGFEFVAMGRALLREPDLLQRIRFDATTRSACIHCNECMPSIYTGTRCVLRLHGPAVPAS
- a CDS encoding SDR family oxidoreductase; protein product: MSGRLAGRVALISGGASGMGASHARAFVAEGARVMLGDIADDAGRALAAELGEHAAYVHLDVTESTDWEAAVAATVERFGRLNVLVNNAGVLDGGPLGTYTEKQWQRVIDINLTGPFLGLSAARDALVAARPAAVVNISSAAGMQGVGGMHGYTASKFGVRGLTKSAALELAPEGVRVNSVHPGGIMTPMIGVTGEVVVDRADNVRARLGMPGEVSDVVVFLASTESSYCTGAEFVVDGGMTAGSVVG
- the secG gene encoding preprotein translocase subunit SecG, with the translated sequence MEMFLDILLVITSVLLVLLVLLHRAKGGGLSSLFGGGVQSSLSGSTVVEKNLDRITIFVGLIWFIAVIGIGFEIKFA
- a CDS encoding YbfB/YjiJ family MFS transporter is translated as MTIAPTRHASLAPALRASAGLAAAMGIGRFAFTPLLPVMIDAGRLSAHTGAVVAAANYAGYLIGAVAAARFPEYQGRSAFRVAGAALILSEAAMAVPAPTLFPVVLRVIAGIASAVLFIGCAQIAARHENRRRAAGIAFAGVGSGIAATGALVLIAQSALSWQALWLASAALTAVLVWPALSLDIRGGTRTGAATVRVRSSWRLLQLTYFLEGVGYIVLGTFLVAAVDAAGHRAAGTAIWIVVGLAAAPATIVWGAMARRMTPAVALVCALLLQTVSALLPALSAGIWPAVVSAALFGATFMGITLLALEIGSDLAGPGAAATLTAGYGLGQMLGPLVVAPVLGDSYDAAFTIAAVTLVVAAGAALAIVPRRRSRGGPADAEPPAPVRRT
- a CDS encoding LysR family transcriptional regulator, yielding MNLELRHLRAYLVLCEERNYTRAAARLHTTQPSLTRTVQQAERVFDCRLIERSARRFALTEEGEYLLAAARRILGDVDTVVSDLRMRAGVSVGFSWLLPDDWFTDVRTRFEARGGRVEIHRIDDPIAAVTAGQIDIALYRKDIRLPATVAGRIIGTERRVAAVAANSAPAGAGALRWQDLVRYPLVVNTVSGTTDETSWPATDADREIITCTNFDEWIELIAAGRGIGAVPELARSRAPHPGVVYLDIPDAPASQLRLAWRTRPVPGRSVQSFLDMALGG
- a CDS encoding flavin reductase family protein: MDDTEVFDAVIAAADAPIYVVTVTNRSQRAGCVVGFATQVSVDPRRFLLCLSKLNYTYRVAVEASHVAVHLVDSGSHALARLFGAETGDELDKFSWCRWHPGPAGVVVLDDAAAWFAAEILERHDFGDHVGLLLTPIGGAAPSAGIEGLRADDLAGLTPGHPA
- a CDS encoding SDR family NAD(P)-dependent oxidoreductase, giving the protein MNGILTDRVAVVTGASRGIGKGIALELGAAGATVYVTGRSEQTGQLPGTVAGTAAEIDELGGHGVPFVCDHRDDDAVARLFETVRSAQGRLDVLVNNVYNSPASARWLGKPFWEVPPSAWDEGFDVGVRSHYAAAHYAAPLLIESGGLIVDISSPGAEHFTHNVVYGVGKAAVDRLTADMAHDLSGTDVTVVSLWPGIVDTELLQLVPADAQGRRLITLPGEGTFDLNDAETPRFAGRAVVALAADPSRRDRTGRSWRVADLAETYGFTDVDGRVPRTG
- a CDS encoding alpha/beta fold hydrolase, producing the protein MGPTHRFVETNGIRLHIAEQGQGYPVVFCHGFPHGWFVWHRQVGALAAAGYHAIAPDLRGYGSTEAPAGVEACTNRAVIDDLLGLLDDIGADRAVFVGLDFGAQLVWELALRAPERVAGIVVLNNPYAPRPPKAPSEFWTRAAQRHFLHLSYFQEPGVADAELAARPREFLSRVYYALSGEFHYLDTWKNPPGIGYLDALPQAPALPWSWLPEAEFDTLAAEFDRTGFTGGLTWYRALDRNWELTEGLPTTVPVPTYFLYGENDPDMEGFSGRDPLAVLRAHVPDLRAVEKVPGAGHLVQLERTGAVNDFLLRHLSELRGSDPAPR
- the pgl gene encoding 6-phosphogluconolactonase gives rise to the protein MSKPQVEVFAGTEELVAAAAARFVEIVTAAQAERGSASVVLTGGGTGIGLLELVRKSPGAIDFGTLDVFWGDERFVPAGDAERNELQARRALLDHVPVDPARVHPVATSDGEYPDPVEAAAEYSTALHAHLAEHGAFDLHLLGMGGEGHVNSLFPHTAAVAEEHELVVAVTDSPKPPSVRVTLTLPAVAQARHVVLVVGGAAKAEAVAAALAGASPLDIPAAGAHGSHTTTWLLDESAAAELA